One segment of Phaeacidiphilus oryzae TH49 DNA contains the following:
- a CDS encoding biotin transporter BioY: protein MSSTTVTSSPSAIRPGAVLADQLPAAGSRARAFARDAALVAGGAALTGIAAQISVPIPGTPVPVTGQTFAVLLVGAALGARRGFASLALYALLGMAGLPWFAGGGSGAAFASFGYVLAYLAAAPLVGALARRGADRTPLRTAGAMVLGSLAIYAIGVPYLAIALHVGLGKALALGMVPFLIGDAIKVVLAMGLLPAAWKLAARR, encoded by the coding sequence ATGAGCAGTACCACCGTGACCAGCAGCCCCTCCGCGATACGCCCCGGCGCCGTCCTCGCCGATCAGCTGCCCGCGGCCGGCAGCCGCGCCCGGGCGTTCGCCCGCGACGCCGCCCTGGTGGCCGGCGGAGCCGCGCTCACCGGCATCGCCGCGCAGATCTCGGTGCCGATCCCCGGCACCCCCGTGCCGGTCACCGGCCAGACCTTCGCCGTGCTGCTGGTCGGCGCGGCCCTCGGCGCCCGCCGCGGCTTCGCCTCGCTCGCCCTCTACGCGCTGCTCGGCATGGCCGGCCTGCCCTGGTTCGCCGGCGGCGGCTCCGGCGCCGCGTTCGCCAGCTTCGGCTACGTGCTGGCCTACCTGGCCGCCGCCCCGCTGGTCGGCGCGCTGGCCCGGCGCGGCGCCGACCGCACCCCGCTGCGCACCGCGGGCGCGATGGTCCTCGGCAGCCTGGCGATCTACGCGATCGGCGTGCCCTACCTGGCGATCGCCCTCCACGTGGGGCTCGGCAAGGCGCTGGCGCTGGGCATGGTGCCGTTCCTGATCGGCGACGCCATCAAGGTCGTCCTGGCCATGGGCCTGCTGCCGGCCGCCTGGAAGCTCGCCGCGCGCCGCTGA
- a CDS encoding ribose-5-phosphate isomerase translates to MRVYLGSDHAGYELKQHLVKWLAGNGHEPVDCGPHVYDAEDDYPPYVLRAAERTAADPESLGVVIGGSGNGEAIAANKVKGVRAALAWSEETATLGREHNNANVVSVGARMHSLAEATRFVEVFLATPFSAAERHQRRIDMLTEYETTGELPPTE, encoded by the coding sequence ATGCGCGTGTACCTGGGATCCGACCACGCCGGATACGAACTCAAGCAGCACCTCGTCAAGTGGCTCGCCGGCAACGGCCATGAGCCGGTGGACTGCGGTCCGCACGTCTACGACGCGGAGGACGACTACCCGCCCTACGTGCTGCGTGCCGCCGAGCGGACCGCGGCCGACCCGGAGTCGCTCGGCGTCGTGATCGGCGGCTCGGGCAACGGCGAGGCGATCGCGGCCAACAAGGTCAAGGGGGTGCGCGCGGCCCTCGCCTGGAGCGAGGAGACCGCGACCCTCGGCCGCGAGCACAACAACGCCAACGTGGTCTCGGTCGGCGCCCGGATGCACAGCCTGGCCGAGGCCACCCGGTTCGTGGAGGTCTTCCTGGCCACCCCGTTCTCGGCGGCCGAGCGCCACCAGCGCCGGATCGACATGCTCACCGAGTACGAGACCACCGGGGAGCTTCCGCCGACGGAGTGA
- a CDS encoding PP2C family protein-serine/threonine phosphatase: protein MSGTTAGSVPPASSSPSSGGPGGSEPAPVSEAAPVPEAAPVPEAAPAPVSEAGRPPEPSRPSRPSRPSGPPQDSGLARIRRALYRARRRLRRTAVDYFRGDASDWIAFGSLILLVPILIVLCVLATPVWFPPFALLLPVLVGALLLRPGSLVLLYGAVAVALALEARLLGPWDGGPGRVTPGTVLVVLAIGALGMLIAQFRNRVGVPWRRGGSMLFDLRERLRVQSQIPGLPDGWHADMALRPAGGQSFSGDFVVAARTGDGQRFLEVVLADVSGKGMDAGSRALLLSGAFGGLLGSLPPHDFLPAANGYLLRQDWEEGFASAAHLVLDLDTGEYELLSAGHLPGMHRLAGNGSWRMREAEGPLLGIFESAKFEGVRGRMGSGDVLMLCTDGVVEAPGRDFTEGMDRLMGATDRMVGTPFRGAATRLIESVAQGADDDRAVLLIWRG from the coding sequence ATGAGCGGGACCACCGCCGGCTCCGTGCCGCCCGCCTCCTCCTCGCCGTCGTCAGGGGGGCCTGGGGGGTCTGAGCCCGCGCCCGTATCCGAGGCCGCGCCCGTACCCGAGGCCGCGCCCGTACCCGAGGCCGCGCCCGCGCCCGTATCCGAGGCCGGCCGTCCGCCCGAGCCCTCGCGTCCCTCCCGTCCCTCGCGCCCCTCCGGGCCGCCCCAGGACTCCGGTCTGGCGAGGATCCGCCGTGCGCTCTACCGCGCCCGCCGGCGGCTGCGCCGTACCGCGGTCGACTACTTCCGGGGCGACGCCTCCGACTGGATCGCCTTCGGCTCGCTGATCCTCCTCGTCCCGATCCTGATCGTGCTCTGCGTGCTGGCCACCCCGGTCTGGTTCCCGCCGTTCGCGCTCCTGCTGCCGGTGCTGGTCGGCGCGCTGCTGCTGCGTCCCGGCAGCCTCGTCCTCCTCTACGGCGCGGTCGCGGTCGCGCTGGCGCTGGAGGCGCGGCTCCTCGGACCGTGGGACGGCGGGCCCGGCCGGGTGACCCCGGGGACCGTCCTGGTCGTGCTGGCGATCGGCGCGCTCGGCATGCTGATCGCCCAGTTCCGCAACCGGGTCGGGGTGCCCTGGCGGCGCGGCGGATCGATGCTCTTCGACCTGCGCGAGCGGCTGCGGGTGCAGAGCCAGATCCCGGGCCTGCCGGACGGCTGGCACGCGGACATGGCGCTGCGCCCGGCCGGCGGGCAGTCCTTCTCCGGCGACTTCGTGGTGGCCGCCCGCACCGGTGACGGCCAGCGCTTCCTGGAGGTCGTCCTCGCCGACGTGTCCGGCAAGGGGATGGACGCCGGGTCCCGCGCGCTCCTCCTCTCCGGGGCCTTCGGCGGCCTCCTCGGCTCGCTGCCGCCGCACGACTTCCTGCCGGCGGCCAACGGCTACCTCCTCCGCCAGGACTGGGAGGAGGGCTTCGCCTCCGCCGCCCACCTCGTCCTCGACCTGGACACGGGCGAGTACGAGCTCCTCTCCGCCGGGCACCTGCCGGGGATGCACCGCCTTGCCGGCAACGGGAGTTGGCGGATGCGCGAGGCCGAGGGGCCGCTCCTCGGCATCTTCGAGTCGGCCAAGTTCGAGGGCGTACGCGGCCGGATGGGCAGCGGTGACGTCCTGATGCTCTGCACGGACGGGGTGGTGGAGGCGCCCGGCCGGGACTTCACCGAGGGGATGGACCGGCTGATGGGCGCCACCGACCGGATGGTCGGAACCCCCTTCCGCGGCGCGGCGACCCGGCTGATCGAGTCGGTCGCCCAGGGCGCCGACGACGACCGCGCCGTCCTGCTGATCTGGCGCGGCTGA
- a CDS encoding amino acid permease has product MSPTRAAESTAAAVEPASAEPTGPGTGTGTPGEGQLSRSLKRRHLSMIALGGVIGAGLFVGSGSGIASAGPSIVVAFALSGLLVMLVMRMLGEMSAAHPATGSFSVHAEREIGPWAGLTAGWMYWAMLTLGVAAEATAAGGIIHGWLPFLPAWGWVLVFMAFFCLTNCTAVKNYGEFEFWFAAIKVAAIVAFLVVGVLAICGVIDTAPGASNLTGDGGFMPHGAGGLISGILATAFAYGGLETVTIASAESDDPVRNVTGAVRTAMWRIALFYVGSMLVVVTLVPWNDPAVATDGPYVAVLDHLHIPAAGQIMNVVVLIALLSAMNANIYGSSRMAYSLVRRGQGPRALARVSGGVPRLAVIASCGFGFLAVLAGVLWPTTVFTWLMNMVGAAVLVVWGFIAVAQLRMRRRLEREAPERLVLRMWLFPVLSWVALLAVLAVLALMTLHQDTLTQLYFTGGLTAVLALLGVAAQRRRKRSAAAA; this is encoded by the coding sequence ATGTCCCCAACCCGCGCGGCCGAATCGACCGCCGCGGCCGTCGAGCCGGCCTCCGCCGAGCCGACCGGCCCCGGCACCGGCACCGGCACCCCCGGCGAAGGCCAGCTCTCCCGGTCCCTGAAGCGCCGCCACCTCTCGATGATCGCCCTCGGCGGAGTGATCGGCGCCGGCCTCTTCGTGGGCTCCGGATCGGGCATCGCCTCGGCCGGGCCGTCCATCGTGGTGGCCTTCGCGCTCAGCGGCCTGCTGGTGATGCTGGTGATGCGGATGCTCGGCGAGATGTCCGCCGCCCACCCGGCCACCGGCTCCTTCTCGGTGCACGCCGAGCGGGAGATCGGGCCCTGGGCCGGGCTCACCGCCGGCTGGATGTACTGGGCCATGCTGACCCTGGGCGTGGCCGCCGAGGCGACCGCGGCCGGCGGGATCATCCACGGCTGGCTGCCGTTCCTCCCCGCCTGGGGCTGGGTGCTGGTCTTCATGGCCTTCTTCTGCCTGACCAACTGCACCGCGGTGAAGAACTACGGCGAGTTCGAGTTCTGGTTCGCGGCGATCAAGGTGGCGGCGATCGTCGCCTTCCTGGTGGTCGGCGTGCTGGCGATCTGCGGAGTGATCGACACCGCCCCCGGGGCGAGCAACCTGACCGGTGACGGCGGGTTCATGCCGCACGGCGCCGGCGGCCTGATCTCCGGCATCCTGGCCACCGCCTTCGCCTACGGCGGCCTGGAGACGGTGACCATCGCCTCCGCCGAGTCGGACGACCCGGTGCGCAACGTCACCGGCGCGGTCCGCACCGCGATGTGGCGGATCGCCCTCTTCTACGTCGGCTCGATGCTGGTCGTGGTCACCCTGGTGCCGTGGAACGACCCGGCGGTCGCCACCGACGGCCCGTACGTCGCGGTGCTGGACCACCTCCACATCCCGGCGGCCGGGCAGATCATGAACGTGGTCGTGCTGATCGCGCTGCTGTCGGCGATGAACGCCAACATCTACGGCTCCTCGCGGATGGCGTACTCGCTGGTACGGCGCGGGCAGGGGCCGCGGGCGCTGGCGAGGGTCAGCGGGGGCGTGCCGCGGCTCGCGGTGATCGCCTCCTGCGGGTTCGGCTTCCTGGCCGTGCTCGCCGGGGTGCTCTGGCCGACCACGGTCTTCACCTGGCTGATGAACATGGTCGGCGCGGCCGTGCTGGTGGTCTGGGGCTTCATCGCGGTGGCGCAGCTGCGGATGCGGCGGCGGCTGGAGCGCGAGGCGCCGGAGCGGCTGGTGCTGCGGATGTGGCTGTTCCCGGTGCTGAGCTGGGTCGCGCTGCTCGCGGTGCTGGCCGTGCTGGCGCTGATGACGCTCCATCAGGACACGCTGACGCAGCTGTACTTCACCGGCGGGCTGACGGCGGTGCTGGCGCTGCTCGGCGTCGCAGCACAGCGGCGGCGGAAGCGGTCGGCGGCAGCGGCCTGA
- a CDS encoding GNAT family N-acetyltransferase, whose translation MDTQPSPLKPVPSPTPLDLSTLAPDEWNTWYGVLERAFGGVAEAPEERALWHDLTEFDRSIAVYDGKPTKQLVAASSAFSFRAVVPGGAEVPAAGITMVGVLGTHRRRGVLSAMMRRLLDDARERDEPLAVLTASEPAIYGRFGFGVASRKMRVSIPRHRVRIVPPSDPSGFLPHGPVPRLRMVDAAEAAPACEELYRRVGPGRPGWLARPDGWERQAVLDPESYRGGGSPLMCVLAEDPEAAGDAGGGLRGYSRYSVKPGWEWQGAKGTVNVRDVQAADPVAYAELWRYLLEIDLTDTVVCANLPVDDPLLELVTDARRCDAGVVDSLHARLVDLRAALSARRYTRPMDVVLEVADDFCPWNEGRWRLSADAEGRAVCERTADQPDLALTARELGAAYFGATSLAQQAGAGRIAELRPGALAEASGAFATDVAPWLPRGF comes from the coding sequence ATGGATACTCAGCCGTCTCCCCTGAAACCGGTCCCGTCGCCGACCCCGCTCGACCTGAGCACCCTCGCGCCGGACGAGTGGAACACCTGGTACGGCGTCCTGGAACGCGCCTTCGGCGGGGTGGCGGAGGCCCCCGAGGAGCGAGCGCTCTGGCACGACCTTACCGAGTTCGACCGCTCCATCGCGGTATACGACGGTAAACCGACAAAACAACTTGTCGCGGCGTCAAGCGCGTTCTCCTTCCGCGCGGTCGTCCCCGGCGGGGCGGAGGTTCCGGCCGCCGGGATCACCATGGTGGGCGTCCTCGGCACCCACCGCAGGCGGGGCGTGCTGAGCGCGATGATGCGCCGACTGCTGGACGACGCGCGGGAGCGCGACGAGCCGCTGGCCGTCCTCACCGCCTCCGAGCCGGCGATCTACGGCCGGTTCGGCTTCGGCGTGGCGTCCCGCAAGATGCGGGTCTCGATCCCCCGCCACCGCGTGCGGATCGTCCCGCCGTCGGACCCGAGCGGGTTCCTGCCGCATGGACCGGTCCCCCGGCTCCGGATGGTCGACGCCGCCGAGGCCGCCCCGGCCTGCGAGGAGCTGTACCGGAGGGTGGGCCCCGGGCGGCCCGGCTGGCTGGCCCGCCCGGACGGCTGGGAGCGGCAGGCGGTGCTGGACCCGGAGTCCTACCGAGGCGGCGGCTCCCCGCTGATGTGCGTCCTCGCCGAGGATCCGGAGGCCGCCGGGGACGCCGGCGGCGGCCTGCGCGGGTACTCCCGGTACTCGGTCAAGCCCGGCTGGGAGTGGCAGGGCGCCAAGGGCACCGTGAACGTGCGGGACGTGCAGGCCGCCGACCCGGTGGCGTACGCCGAACTCTGGCGCTACCTGCTGGAGATCGACCTCACCGACACCGTGGTCTGCGCCAACCTGCCGGTCGACGACCCGCTGCTGGAGCTGGTGACCGATGCGCGGAGGTGCGACGCGGGCGTGGTCGATTCGCTGCACGCCCGCCTGGTGGACCTGCGCGCCGCCCTCTCCGCCCGCCGCTACACCCGGCCGATGGACGTCGTCCTCGAGGTGGCCGACGACTTCTGCCCCTGGAACGAGGGCCGTTGGCGGCTCAGCGCGGACGCCGAGGGCCGGGCGGTCTGCGAGCGCACCGCGGACCAGCCGGATCTGGCGCTCACGGCCAGGGAGTTGGGCGCCGCGTACTTCGGCGCGACAAGCCTGGCGCAGCAGGCCGGCGCCGGCCGGATCGCCGAACTCCGGCCCGGCGCGCTGGCGGAGGCCTCGGGCGCGTTCGCCACGGACGTGGCGCCCTGGCTGCCGCGGGGATTCTGA